A portion of the Calothrix sp. 336/3 genome contains these proteins:
- a CDS encoding ShlB/FhaC/HecB family hemolysin secretion/activation protein: MMLSQQLRWGQTKLAIALILDVFIVLSASKVFASDSFDERWENLDGNISIYQTDREYSSLESPDDDQGTKLLLASESLSQNAANSNLLSQLPQVPNNTPNPVTPVPPQQPVPTPEVPKEPPLEETPNIPPDSTPRIEIPGKITVTEFQFEGNTAFSNQQLQEEIKSFLNRPLSFAELLQVEGIITKLYTDRGYLNSGAVIATEQAPLKPEGSVVKIRIIEGGVEGIRVSGTRRLKKSYIRSRVGLGVGKPLNRDRLLEALKLIQVNPLIESISAELSSGSRPELSFLDLKINEANTFRVDVFADNGRAPSVGTFRRGISISESNTTGFGDRSFLKFTNTDGSNAYDFSYALPVNPRNGEITLGVGFSNTSVVEPPFAGRIDVNGDSNYIDVGFRQPLKQSSTEEFAVGFNFSHQESKTRIFEVGFPLSEGADDNGITRINALRFVQEYTKRDEKQVFALRSQFSIGLGWFNSTVNKDAPDGRFLSWRGQSQYVRLLAPDTLFLVRSDLQLASRALVPLEQFGVGGLQSVRGYRQDQLLTDNGFYASTEVRFPILRMKEIKGLLQFVPFFDFGVGWNGSGKQNPDRNAFASVGAGLQFQIDDRFNARLDYGIPLTDVKSGDRTLQEQGLYFSVNYRLF, translated from the coding sequence ATGATGTTGAGTCAGCAGCTCAGGTGGGGGCAAACCAAGCTAGCTATTGCACTAATTTTAGATGTTTTCATTGTTCTCTCTGCTAGTAAAGTTTTTGCTAGTGACAGTTTTGATGAGCGTTGGGAAAATTTAGATGGCAACATTTCCATTTATCAAACAGATAGAGAATACTCTAGTTTAGAAAGTCCTGATGACGACCAAGGTACGAAGTTACTGCTAGCATCTGAGTCACTAAGTCAGAATGCAGCTAATAGTAACTTGCTCTCACAGTTACCCCAGGTTCCGAATAATACACCGAACCCTGTAACGCCTGTTCCACCGCAACAACCTGTTCCTACACCGGAAGTTCCTAAGGAACCTCCCCTGGAGGAAACACCGAACATACCCCCAGATTCCACACCAAGAATCGAAATTCCTGGAAAAATTACTGTAACGGAATTTCAATTTGAAGGCAATACAGCTTTTAGTAATCAGCAGTTGCAAGAAGAGATAAAAAGTTTTCTCAACCGTCCTTTAAGCTTTGCGGAACTTTTGCAGGTGGAAGGAATTATTACAAAACTTTATACTGACCGGGGCTACTTAAATTCTGGAGCAGTAATTGCTACTGAGCAAGCACCACTTAAACCAGAGGGTTCCGTAGTCAAAATCCGCATCATTGAAGGTGGGGTGGAAGGAATTCGCGTTTCCGGTACGCGACGCTTGAAGAAAAGCTATATTCGCAGTCGGGTGGGTTTAGGTGTCGGTAAACCCTTAAACCGCGATCGCCTACTGGAAGCATTGAAATTAATTCAGGTAAACCCCCTCATAGAGAGCATTTCGGCGGAATTATCCAGTGGTTCCCGTCCAGAATTGAGCTTTTTGGATTTGAAAATTAACGAGGCAAATACTTTCCGTGTAGATGTCTTTGCTGATAACGGACGCGCTCCCAGTGTTGGTACTTTCCGTCGGGGTATTAGTATCAGTGAGAGTAATACTACAGGGTTTGGCGATCGCAGTTTCTTGAAATTTACGAACACCGATGGTAGTAATGCCTACGATTTCAGCTATGCTTTGCCCGTGAATCCCCGCAATGGGGAAATTACCCTGGGTGTTGGTTTTAGCAATACCAGTGTTGTAGAGCCACCTTTTGCCGGGAGAATTGATGTCAATGGTGATTCTAATTACATTGATGTCGGTTTCCGCCAACCCTTGAAACAGTCCTCCACCGAAGAGTTTGCCGTGGGATTTAACTTCTCTCATCAGGAGAGTAAGACGCGGATTTTTGAAGTCGGATTTCCCCTATCTGAGGGTGCGGATGATAACGGGATAACACGGATAAACGCCCTAAGATTCGTACAAGAATACACTAAACGGGACGAAAAACAGGTATTCGCACTGCGATCGCAATTCAGCATCGGTTTAGGTTGGTTCAACAGCACCGTCAACAAAGACGCTCCCGATGGTCGTTTCCTCTCCTGGCGTGGACAGAGTCAATACGTGCGTCTCCTGGCTCCTGACACCCTGTTTCTTGTCCGTTCTGACCTCCAGCTCGCTTCCAGAGCGTTAGTCCCCCTAGAGCAATTTGGGGTCGGTGGTTTACAAAGTGTCCGAGGTTATCGCCAAGACCAGCTATTGACAGATAACGGTTTTTATGCATCCACAGAAGTCAGATTTCCGATTCTCAGGATGAAGGAAATTAAAGGTTTATTACAATTTGTTCCATTTTTTGATTTTGGTGTGGGTTGGAACGGTTCCGGTAAACAAAACCCAGATCGCAATGCTTTTGCCAGTGTCGGTGCGGGTTTGCAATTCCAAATCGACGACAGGTTTAACGCCCGTCTCGACTACGGGATTCCCCTAACTGATGTCAAATCTGGGGACAGAACTTTACAGGAACAGGGTTTGTATTTCTCGGTAAATTATCGCTTGTTCTAG
- a CDS encoding serine/threonine-protein kinase, with the protein MTESRENLLGGRYRINQILATRNFFTTYLVQDTFENDSLCIVKKLAPNISQRQVVKRLLQREADILQILQQQDQIPGYLNYFDSGDECCLVEEYIRGKSLDKLLDRKWSKPEVVIFLRQLLAVLDFIHKQRIIHRDINPSNIIKRDKDEKYVLIDFGAVKQLDSDYSFSQHLPPQTVIGTPGYAPPEQMSGRGTFHSDIYGLGMTAIHLLTGIDPRDIKRDERGELVDMNHRSIWTKELKIEKDDWLARILTRMVYSRPEQRYPTVEDVIKNLNKTQISAPDTLPPRYTQLNIHVSSFIQRFASSKYIFLALATVTSVLLAVEFIFHPFLRPWYYFQQGISYLDKRDPEAALSQFDELIKLQRNSVQGWKGRGDALFIQGGRDRSALAAYDTALKNQPNNQKILINRGKILYRLGEHREALSTYEKVLTLNPNESEAWSGKGLAHLGLRQFQDASNSFEKLKQLKPDQPRIWQEIGYAVEASQGRDFAKPYFQEALSGYKDNLSSNKKNPTIWNDKGSVLLKLERYDEALKCYEEALKIDKNSYEALVGKGNVLNLQKKYLEALSAYDQAAKVRPDDYQIWLNRGILLTQALGRNDEALNSLDTAIKLRPNNFDAWLYKGLVLFSTNKFQEALVALDKAKEINPQNPDVWGMRSEVLKALNRNEEARISLEESKKLTGTPTPQPKAQ; encoded by the coding sequence ATGACAGAAAGTAGAGAAAACTTGTTAGGTGGACGCTACAGGATTAATCAAATATTAGCAACAAGGAATTTTTTCACAACATATCTTGTTCAAGATACATTTGAAAATGATTCTTTATGTATTGTCAAGAAATTAGCGCCGAATATATCTCAAAGACAGGTGGTAAAACGTCTCCTGCAAAGGGAAGCAGATATTTTACAGATATTACAGCAACAAGACCAAATACCCGGTTATCTCAATTATTTTGATTCGGGGGATGAATGTTGTTTGGTTGAAGAATACATTCGTGGTAAATCCTTAGATAAACTATTGGACAGAAAATGGTCTAAGCCAGAAGTGGTGATATTTTTAAGGCAACTTTTAGCAGTTTTAGATTTTATTCATAAACAAAGAATTATTCATCGTGATATTAATCCCTCGAATATTATTAAAAGAGATAAAGATGAGAAATATGTTTTAATTGATTTTGGTGCTGTTAAACAACTCGATAGTGATTATTCCTTTTCTCAACATTTACCCCCGCAAACAGTGATTGGGACACCGGGATATGCTCCCCCAGAACAAATGTCTGGTCGCGGAACTTTTCATAGTGACATCTATGGCTTAGGGATGACAGCTATTCACTTACTGACTGGCATTGATCCCAGAGATATTAAACGCGATGAGCGCGGTGAACTAGTTGATATGAATCATCGCAGTATTTGGACTAAGGAATTAAAAATTGAAAAGGATGATTGGTTAGCCAGAATTCTCACGAGGATGGTTTACAGTAGACCAGAACAACGTTATCCAACGGTAGAAGATGTTATTAAAAATTTGAATAAAACCCAGATAAGCGCACCTGATACCTTGCCACCTCGATATACTCAATTAAATATTCATGTGTCTTCATTTATCCAAAGGTTTGCTTCGTCAAAATATATATTTCTGGCTTTGGCAACAGTCACTTCTGTCTTGCTAGCTGTCGAGTTTATTTTTCATCCATTTTTGCGCCCTTGGTACTACTTCCAACAAGGGATATCTTATTTAGATAAACGGGATCCAGAAGCAGCCCTATCACAATTTGACGAATTAATTAAACTGCAACGTAACTCTGTACAGGGTTGGAAAGGTAGGGGGGATGCGTTATTTATCCAAGGGGGACGCGATCGCAGTGCCTTAGCAGCTTATGATACTGCCCTAAAAAATCAACCCAATAACCAGAAAATTCTGATTAACCGGGGTAAGATACTCTACAGACTAGGAGAGCATCGAGAAGCTTTAAGTACCTACGAGAAGGTGTTAACCCTCAATCCCAATGAGTCTGAAGCTTGGAGTGGTAAAGGTTTGGCACACCTAGGTTTACGCCAATTTCAAGATGCAAGCAATTCCTTTGAAAAGCTCAAGCAACTCAAACCAGATCAACCTAGAATTTGGCAAGAAATTGGTTATGCTGTGGAAGCATCCCAAGGAAGAGACTTTGCCAAACCTTACTTTCAAGAAGCTCTCTCCGGCTACAAAGATAATTTATCCTCCAATAAGAAAAATCCTACGATTTGGAATGATAAAGGTAGCGTATTGCTTAAACTAGAGCGTTATGATGAAGCACTTAAGTGCTATGAGGAAGCGCTGAAGATAGATAAGAACTCCTATGAAGCACTAGTTGGTAAAGGAAATGTTCTCAATTTACAGAAGAAGTATCTAGAAGCACTGTCAGCCTATGATCAAGCTGCTAAGGTTCGTCCTGATGACTATCAAATTTGGTTAAATCGAGGTATATTGCTTACCCAAGCCTTGGGACGCAACGATGAAGCTTTAAATTCTTTAGATACAGCAATTAAGTTACGTCCCAACAACTTTGATGCTTGGCTATATAAGGGCTTAGTATTATTTAGCACGAATAAATTTCAGGAAGCGCTTGTGGCTTTAGATAAAGCGAAGGAGATAAATCCCCAGAATCCCGATGTTTGGGGTATGCGCAGCGAAGTTTTAAAAGCACTGAATAGAAATGAGGAAGCACGTATTTCCTTAGAGGAATCCAAAAAGTTAACAGGTACACCAACACCCCAACCCAAAGCTCAATAG
- a CDS encoding CCA tRNA nucleotidyltransferase, giving the protein MYKELLSEALAAANWSWDLLPQPVYLVGGAVRDALLGRKREYLDLDFVVAKDAVEVARKIAKTYQAGFVLLDAERQIARVVFPGSTADFAQQEGDDLYTDLQRRDFTINAIAYNPHTQEIIDPLNGCVDLDQKIMRMISPQNLADDPLRLLRGYRQAAQLGFSVEEKTRVTIRTLAPRLSEVATERSRVELGYMLANAEGTPWLQSAGEDGLLKDLFPSANRESWAKLSVVDDAAAELAAMYPGIDSYLQAYLRDTLKTTWLAIAKIACLVNPQPDIAETELQNLTYSRMEIKAVISALKLFPRLQAPLLSLREQYFLFQESGSTFLSTVVLAMAYRQPVEAIAPLICRYLNPNDLVAHTTPLLSGKELMIALNIAPSPLVGKLLTEIAIAQIEGKISTIQEAIAFAQEFLIGGMSG; this is encoded by the coding sequence ATGTATAAAGAACTTCTATCTGAAGCTTTAGCTGCGGCAAACTGGTCTTGGGATTTGTTACCCCAACCTGTTTATTTGGTGGGTGGTGCGGTGCGGGATGCTCTTTTGGGTAGAAAGAGGGAGTATTTGGATTTAGATTTTGTGGTGGCTAAGGATGCGGTAGAGGTAGCGCGGAAAATTGCCAAGACATATCAAGCGGGTTTTGTGTTATTGGATGCAGAGCGACAAATTGCCAGGGTGGTGTTTCCTGGGAGTACTGCGGATTTTGCTCAACAGGAAGGGGATGATTTGTACACAGACTTACAAAGACGGGATTTTACAATTAACGCGATCGCCTATAATCCCCATACTCAGGAAATCATCGACCCATTAAATGGATGTGTTGATTTAGACCAGAAAATTATGCGCATGATATCGCCGCAAAACTTAGCTGATGACCCGTTGCGCTTACTGCGGGGATATCGACAGGCAGCACAGTTGGGCTTCTCCGTGGAAGAAAAAACACGGGTAACTATTCGGACTCTAGCCCCACGATTATCTGAGGTAGCGACAGAGCGATCGCGGGTGGAATTAGGTTATATGTTGGCGAATGCTGAGGGTACTCCTTGGTTACAATCTGCTGGGGAAGATGGTTTATTAAAAGATTTATTTCCCAGTGCGAACCGAGAAAGCTGGGCAAAGCTGTCAGTTGTTGATGATGCAGCAGCAGAGTTAGCGGCAATGTATCCAGGTATCGACAGCTATTTACAAGCATATCTGCGTGATACCCTGAAAACAACTTGGTTGGCGATCGCGAAAATTGCCTGTTTAGTTAATCCTCAGCCTGACATTGCAGAGACTGAGTTACAAAACTTGACCTATAGTCGGATGGAAATCAAAGCGGTGATTTCTGCATTGAAGTTGTTTCCCCGACTCCAAGCACCCTTGTTATCATTACGAGAACAGTACTTTTTATTCCAAGAGTCAGGGTCAACTTTCCTGTCAACAGTAGTGCTAGCGATGGCTTATAGACAACCGGTAGAGGCGATCGCACCCTTAATCTGCCGCTACCTCAACCCTAATGACCTGGTGGCTCATACCACTCCGTTATTGAGCGGTAAAGAGCTTATGATAGCACTAAACATTGCCCCTTCGCCACTGGTGGGTAAGTTACTCACAGAAATTGCTATCGCTCAAATTGAAGGCAAAATTTCGACTATCCAGGAGGCGATCGCCTTTGCCCAGGAATTCTTAATAGGGGGGATGTCAGGATAA
- a CDS encoding Ycf34 family protein → MCICVNCQYVDRCLTYHAVETQHEQPHLSETPDFEPKEPSINVNIRTKEDVIEMEWDVVGCLSFQQEIGKWSKLRPGELVPT, encoded by the coding sequence ATGTGTATTTGCGTTAACTGCCAGTATGTAGATCGCTGTCTTACCTACCATGCTGTCGAAACACAGCACGAACAACCTCACCTCAGCGAAACACCAGACTTTGAGCCAAAGGAACCATCCATTAACGTCAATATCCGCACAAAGGAAGATGTCATTGAGATGGAATGGGATGTAGTCGGTTGTCTGAGTTTCCAACAGGAAATTGGTAAATGGTCAAAATTACGTCCCGGTGAATTAGTCCCGACTTGA
- the tsaB gene encoding tRNA (adenosine(37)-N6)-threonylcarbamoyltransferase complex dimerization subunit type 1 TsaB, with protein MSHSPTPYGLALHTTTPELGLAISNFTSDSRSQVWHLERELSSKMHYHLIEFIQPQTWADLGFIAVAKGPGGFTGTRIGVVTARTLGQQLHIPVFAVSTLAAFAWENLGKNTRNASINIAVEMRAQRGQIFAAIYQTTLDGYGLQAIIPDTVMTTEIWQAKLANWHQEYQLIQAENQLAASVNSILQLAYLDWQSGKRPDWSEALPFYGQHPVG; from the coding sequence ATGTCCCATTCCCCCACCCCATACGGTTTAGCTCTCCATACCACCACCCCAGAATTGGGACTAGCCATCAGTAATTTTACTTCCGATTCTCGTTCCCAGGTTTGGCATCTAGAGCGGGAATTATCCAGCAAAATGCACTATCACCTGATAGAATTTATCCAACCCCAAACTTGGGCAGATTTAGGGTTTATTGCTGTTGCTAAAGGTCCTGGAGGCTTTACAGGTACAAGAATTGGTGTCGTCACAGCTAGAACCCTAGGACAACAATTGCACATTCCCGTATTCGCTGTATCTACCTTGGCTGCATTTGCTTGGGAAAACTTGGGTAAAAATACGCGGAATGCAAGTATAAATATTGCTGTAGAAATGCGTGCCCAACGGGGACAAATCTTTGCTGCCATCTATCAAACAACTCTTGATGGTTACGGATTGCAAGCCATAATTCCCGATACAGTCATGACTACAGAAATATGGCAAGCCAAACTGGCAAATTGGCATCAAGAGTATCAATTAATTCAAGCTGAAAATCAACTCGCCGCCAGCGTCAACAGTATCTTACAGCTAGCATACTTGGATTGGCAGTCAGGAAAGCGTCCTGATTGGTCGGAAGCTTTACCTTTTTATGGACAGCACCCCGTTGGATAA
- a CDS encoding PadR family transcriptional regulator, with protein sequence MALAHAILATILDCPCSGYDLRKRFEGSVGFFWQASFQQIYRELGKLEEQGLVESQAIAQKGRPDKKMFAITPEGRVFLQKWMQTPCEVAPLRDELLVKMFAGFAVSRKTLLIELENHRVMHQERLAVYQQIQKNSFPNPEKLSEKELFPYLTLRNGIRFETEWLAWCEEAISAINHSTS encoded by the coding sequence ATGGCACTAGCTCATGCAATTTTGGCGACAATTTTGGATTGTCCATGTAGTGGGTATGATTTGAGGAAGCGTTTTGAAGGTTCGGTGGGCTTTTTTTGGCAGGCGAGTTTTCAGCAGATTTATCGAGAGTTGGGGAAATTAGAGGAGCAGGGATTAGTAGAAAGTCAGGCGATCGCCCAAAAAGGTCGTCCAGACAAAAAGATGTTTGCAATTACACCGGAGGGAAGAGTATTTTTACAGAAGTGGATGCAGACACCCTGCGAGGTTGCACCGTTACGGGATGAGTTACTGGTCAAGATGTTTGCAGGTTTTGCAGTATCTCGGAAGACCCTATTAATTGAACTGGAGAATCACCGAGTCATGCATCAAGAACGACTTGCAGTTTATCAACAGATTCAAAAAAACTCCTTCCCCAACCCAGAAAAGTTGTCAGAGAAAGAATTATTTCCCTATCTCACCTTACGGAATGGTATCCGCTTCGAGACAGAATGGTTAGCTTGGTGCGAGGAAGCGATATCTGCAATCAACCACTCGACATCTTGA
- a CDS encoding antibiotic biosynthesis monooxygenase — MLKSALYQIQLPEQPNAVVFVNGMIARDRHGFFWLWRNSSSIRQSTVKAPGCIQVKAGICGPKEIVMVSYWESERHLMDFFRGADHRHMMQFARRHPNSLCLYNETYRPSKSGKYSHEPQGMAVVYGV, encoded by the coding sequence ATGTTGAAATCTGCGCTCTATCAAATTCAACTACCCGAACAGCCGAATGCAGTAGTATTTGTGAATGGGATGATTGCCCGCGATCGCCATGGTTTTTTCTGGCTCTGGCGTAATTCCAGCAGTATTCGTCAATCGACAGTCAAAGCACCAGGTTGCATCCAAGTGAAGGCAGGAATCTGCGGTCCCAAGGAAATTGTCATGGTAAGTTACTGGGAATCAGAGCGCCATTTGATGGACTTTTTCCGAGGTGCTGATCATCGACACATGATGCAATTTGCCAGACGTCATCCCAATAGTCTCTGCCTTTACAATGAAACCTATCGTCCCTCCAAAAGTGGCAAGTATAGCCATGAACCCCAAGGAATGGCAGTTGTTTATGGAGTTTAG
- the glgP gene encoding alpha-glucan family phosphorylase, producing the protein MQPIRTFNVSPSLPSQLEPLRKLAYNLHWDWNVETKDLFRRLDPDLWESSHHNPVLMLGSISQARLTAVVEDEGFLAQMGRAAQQLEDYLQERTWYKKNRHQGLVNPNHSGECYAYFSAEFGLTDCLPIYSGGLGVLAGDHLKSASDLGLPLVGVGLLYQQGYFAQYLNADGWQQERYPINDFYNMPLHLERNPDGSELRIGVDYPGRTVYARVWRVQVGTVPLYMLDTNIEPNNPYDHDITDQLYGGDIDMRIHQEMMLGIGGVKMLKALGYNVTAYHMNEGHAAFSALERIRNLIQEQGLSYAEAKQVVTSTNIFTTHTPVPAGIDLFPPDKVLHYLGYYADIFGLPKDQFLALGRENTGDLSSPFSMAVLALKMAGFSNGVAQLHGVVSRQMFKDLWQNLPVQEVPITAITNGVHARSCVAKSTQELYDRYLGPNWSSVGTDHPVWERMNAIPDEELWRNHERCRLDMILYVREHLVKHLRDRGASPSDIAQAQEVLDPNVFTIGFARRFATYKRATLWMRDLDRIKKILLGNKHRKVQFVIAGKAHPKDIPGKELIRDINHFIQEQDLHKQVVFVPNYDIHISRLMVAGCDIWLNTPRRPREASGTSGMKAAMNGLPNLSVLDGWWDEADYVRTGWAIGHGEMYDDPNYQDEIEANALYELLEKEVVPLFYDRDADALPRPWIAKMKDAIRLNCPFFNTARMVGEYAENAYFPASDRYHDLTVDNYAPAKELAAWKANLSEHWYNIIVKEVNVSSGTDIEVNQTVEVKAKVDLATLNQNDVQVELYQGAIDANGDIVNGVSVVMDYQGNETQGLSTYTANITYTTSGLQGLCLRVLPKHKYLSSPYEPRLILWAD; encoded by the coding sequence ATGCAGCCTATTCGTACATTCAATGTATCTCCCTCCCTGCCTTCGCAACTAGAACCCCTGCGAAAACTGGCATATAATTTACACTGGGATTGGAACGTTGAAACCAAAGACCTATTTCGGCGTTTAGACCCAGACCTATGGGAGTCCAGCCACCATAACCCAGTGCTGATGCTAGGAAGTATTAGCCAAGCACGGTTAACGGCAGTTGTCGAGGATGAAGGTTTTTTAGCACAGATGGGTCGTGCTGCCCAACAGCTAGAAGATTATCTGCAAGAGCGGACGTGGTATAAAAAAAATCGCCATCAAGGACTAGTTAATCCCAATCACTCTGGAGAGTGTTACGCCTACTTTTCAGCTGAGTTTGGACTGACAGATTGTTTACCCATTTACTCCGGTGGTTTAGGTGTGCTTGCCGGCGATCACCTGAAATCAGCTAGTGATTTGGGTTTACCTTTAGTGGGTGTTGGTCTACTTTATCAACAGGGTTATTTTGCTCAATACCTGAATGCAGACGGTTGGCAACAAGAACGTTACCCGATAAATGACTTTTATAATATGCCATTGCACTTGGAGCGTAATCCTGATGGTTCTGAGTTAAGAATTGGGGTTGATTATCCGGGAAGAACTGTCTATGCAAGGGTGTGGCGAGTTCAGGTAGGTACGGTTCCTCTGTATATGCTCGATACCAACATTGAACCCAATAATCCCTACGACCATGATATTACCGACCAACTCTATGGGGGTGATATCGATATGCGGATTCACCAAGAAATGATGTTGGGGATTGGTGGAGTCAAGATGCTAAAAGCATTGGGCTATAATGTCACCGCCTACCATATGAATGAAGGTCATGCAGCTTTTTCTGCCCTGGAACGGATTCGGAACTTAATTCAAGAGCAAGGGTTAAGTTATGCAGAAGCCAAACAGGTTGTAACTTCCACCAATATCTTTACTACCCATACTCCCGTTCCGGCAGGGATTGATTTGTTCCCCCCTGATAAGGTATTACATTATCTGGGTTACTATGCAGATATTTTCGGCTTACCGAAAGACCAGTTCCTAGCCCTTGGTCGTGAGAATACAGGGGATTTATCCTCACCTTTCAGTATGGCTGTATTAGCCTTGAAGATGGCAGGTTTTTCTAATGGGGTGGCACAGTTGCATGGGGTAGTGTCACGGCAGATGTTTAAGGATTTGTGGCAAAATTTACCCGTGCAGGAAGTACCAATTACGGCAATTACTAATGGTGTTCACGCTCGTAGTTGTGTTGCCAAGTCTACCCAAGAATTATACGATCGCTACTTAGGTCCCAATTGGTCATCCGTTGGCACCGATCATCCTGTGTGGGAAAGGATGAATGCAATTCCCGATGAGGAACTGTGGCGCAACCATGAGCGCTGCCGTTTGGATATGATTTTATATGTGCGGGAGCATTTAGTGAAACATCTGCGCGATCGCGGTGCTTCTCCCAGTGACATTGCCCAAGCACAGGAAGTGTTAGATCCGAATGTGTTTACCATTGGTTTTGCTCGACGTTTTGCCACCTACAAACGCGCTACCCTGTGGATGCGTGACTTAGACAGGATTAAAAAGATATTACTCGGTAATAAACACCGGAAAGTTCAGTTTGTGATTGCCGGAAAAGCCCATCCTAAGGATATCCCTGGTAAGGAACTTATCCGTGATATTAACCACTTTATCCAGGAACAGGATTTACATAAACAGGTGGTTTTTGTACCCAATTACGATATTCATATTTCTCGTCTAATGGTGGCAGGATGTGATATCTGGTTAAATACACCCCGTCGCCCAAGGGAAGCTTCTGGTACAAGCGGAATGAAAGCAGCGATGAACGGATTACCCAATCTCAGTGTTTTAGATGGTTGGTGGGATGAAGCTGACTATGTGCGCACTGGTTGGGCAATCGGACATGGAGAAATGTATGATGACCCCAATTATCAAGATGAGATTGAGGCTAATGCTCTCTATGAGTTACTAGAAAAGGAAGTTGTACCCCTATTCTATGACCGTGATGCTGATGCCTTGCCTCGACCCTGGATTGCTAAAATGAAAGATGCCATTCGTTTGAATTGCCCTTTCTTTAATACAGCCCGGATGGTGGGAGAATATGCCGAAAATGCCTATTTCCCCGCGAGCGATCGCTATCATGATTTGACTGTGGATAACTATGCTCCCGCCAAGGAATTAGCTGCTTGGAAAGCGAATCTCAGCGAACATTGGTATAATATTATCGTCAAAGAAGTCAATGTATCTTCTGGCACTGATATTGAGGTAAATCAAACCGTCGAGGTCAAGGCAAAAGTTGACCTGGCTACCCTGAATCAAAATGATGTGCAGGTCGAATTATATCAAGGCGCAATTGATGCCAATGGGGATATTGTCAACGGTGTATCTGTAGTTATGGACTACCAAGGCAATGAGACACAAGGATTAAGTACTTACACGGCAAATATTACCTATACAACCTCTGGTTTACAAGGTTTATGTTTGCGTGTCTTACCCAAACATAAATACCTCTCTTCCCCCTACGAACCAAGATTGATTTTGTGGGCAGATTAA